The Vibrio chagasii genome includes a region encoding these proteins:
- the fre gene encoding NAD(P)H-flavin reductase, protein MTIKCKVKSIEPLACNTYQILLHPETPVAFKAGQYLMVEMGEKDKRPFSIASSPCRHEGELELHIGAAEHNAYALEVVEAMKKAQAEDGDIAIDAPHGDAWIKEESERPLLLIAGGTGFSYVRSILDHCIAQNSKKEIHLYWGAKDECQLYAKEELVDIAEKHSNVHFVPVVEEAPEVWHGQTGNVLEAITQSFESLADFDIYIAGRFEMAGAARDLFTQNKEAKRDHMYADAYAFI, encoded by the coding sequence ATGACTATTAAATGTAAAGTTAAGTCTATCGAGCCTTTGGCTTGTAACACTTACCAAATCCTGCTTCATCCAGAGACACCAGTTGCCTTTAAAGCTGGTCAGTACCTGATGGTTGAAATGGGTGAGAAAGATAAGCGTCCATTTTCAATTGCGAGCAGCCCTTGTCGCCATGAAGGTGAACTAGAACTACATATTGGTGCTGCTGAACACAATGCTTATGCATTAGAAGTGGTTGAAGCAATGAAAAAGGCACAAGCTGAAGATGGTGATATCGCGATTGATGCGCCACACGGTGATGCGTGGATTAAAGAAGAGAGTGAACGCCCTCTACTATTGATTGCTGGTGGTACGGGTTTTAGCTACGTACGTTCGATCCTGGATCACTGCATTGCACAAAACAGCAAGAAAGAGATTCACCTTTACTGGGGTGCAAAAGACGAGTGCCAGCTATACGCGAAAGAAGAGCTTGTCGATATTGCAGAAAAGCATAGCAATGTACATTTCGTACCTGTAGTAGAAGAGGCGCCGGAAGTTTGGCATGGCCAAACTGGTAATGTGCTTGAAGCTATTACACAAAGCTTCGAATCACTGGCTGATTTTGATATCTATATTGCAGGTCGCTTTGAAATGGCGGGCGCAGCAAGAGACCTATTTACACAAAATAAAGAAGCAAAGCGTGACCATATGTACGCAGATGCTTACGCGTTTATCTAA
- a CDS encoding 2Fe-2S iron-sulfur cluster-binding protein, whose translation MSYQVVLYPENISFTLEKGQTVLDAALNSDIYFPNRCQVGACAMCMCKKLEGQVSYHLEPMLTEKEQQQGWIFACQAFAESNLVLTFAD comes from the coding sequence ATGAGCTACCAAGTAGTCTTGTACCCAGAAAACATCAGTTTCACCTTAGAAAAAGGGCAAACGGTCTTGGATGCTGCGCTCAACAGCGATATCTATTTCCCTAACCGTTGCCAAGTTGGCGCATGTGCTATGTGCATGTGCAAAAAATTAGAAGGCCAAGTGAGTTACCACCTTGAACCCATGCTCACAGAGAAAGAGCAGCAACAGGGTTGGATTTTCGCTTGCCAAGCATTTGCAGAAAGTAATTTAGTTCTAACCTTTGCCGATTAA